A window of the Fodinibius sp. Rm-B-1B1-1 genome harbors these coding sequences:
- a CDS encoding DNA-binding domain-containing protein, whose translation MAIQYALFPNPLTSGDEDQRAMVQNRTGRTKEDIIDEIISRGSTITKAEALAVIEEYEACIAKFVAEGDRVNTSLMNISSSIAGVFTDKEDYFDEGRHQININVQAGPRLQKAIAETTTQKVPGRERHPQPKRLKDFTTDSINSELTPGGSAELNGTLLKYDHDDNNQGIFLIASDGTESRVEQVLKNWPSLLLFVVPDNLSTGKYSLEVRSVIRRTTERRRGALSAAITIS comes from the coding sequence ATGGCTATTCAATACGCTCTTTTTCCAAATCCCTTAACGTCCGGTGACGAAGACCAGCGGGCAATGGTGCAAAACAGAACCGGACGGACGAAAGAAGATATTATTGATGAGATTATCAGTCGCGGAAGCACGATTACAAAAGCTGAGGCCCTGGCTGTAATCGAAGAATATGAAGCCTGTATTGCTAAGTTTGTCGCCGAGGGGGATCGCGTAAATACCTCGCTGATGAATATTTCCTCTTCGATTGCCGGAGTCTTTACCGACAAGGAAGATTATTTTGATGAGGGGCGGCATCAGATCAATATAAACGTTCAGGCAGGACCACGCTTGCAAAAAGCCATTGCTGAAACCACGACCCAAAAGGTACCCGGCCGGGAGCGGCATCCACAGCCCAAGAGGCTAAAGGATTTTACAACCGACAGCATTAATAGTGAGCTTACCCCGGGAGGTAGTGCCGAACTGAATGGCACTTTGCTCAAATACGACCACGATGATAACAATCAGGGGATCTTTTTGATCGCATCCGATGGCACCGAGAGTAGGGTAGAGCAGGTGTTAAAGAATTGGCCGAGCTTGTTGCTGTTTGTTGTGCCCGATAATCTCTCCACCGGAAAATATAGCCTCGAAGTGCGATCTGTAATCAGGCGTACCACCGAACGGCGGCGTGGAGCTCTTTCGGCCGCTATTACCATATCCTGA
- a CDS encoding DUF4112 domain-containing protein — protein MKKNQQTPTKEFAKLLDSKFRIPGTNIRFGIDPIVGLIPGAGDVLAGGISLYFLIKAALQQAKASVLTRMFINILLDVLIGSIPVLGEAFDVYWKANLRNAHILDELQKNPDKTTTESRLWIWFVVVQFIAILIGIILFIGWLIAEIVGLLL, from the coding sequence AACCAACAAACACCCACCAAAGAATTCGCTAAACTACTCGATAGCAAATTCCGTATTCCCGGAACCAATATTCGTTTTGGGATTGACCCCATCGTGGGACTTATTCCCGGGGCAGGGGATGTATTAGCCGGGGGCATTTCCCTGTATTTTTTAATCAAAGCCGCACTCCAACAGGCCAAAGCCTCTGTGTTGACACGCATGTTTATTAATATCCTCTTGGATGTGCTTATTGGGTCCATACCGGTGCTGGGCGAAGCTTTTGATGTTTATTGGAAAGCAAACCTGCGCAATGCTCACATTTTAGATGAGCTCCAAAAAAATCCCGATAAAACCACCACCGAAAGCCGCCTGTGGATATGGTTCGTAGTGGTGCAGTTCATCGCTATTCTTATCGGTATTATTTTATTCATTGGATGGCTTATTGCCGAAATTGTGGGATTATTGTTGTAA